AAAGGCAAAGATAATCCTCAGCAGCGGCTATAGTTTGAACAGTCAGGCACAGCAGATTATGGATAAAGGATGTCACGGGTTTATCCAGAAGCCATTCGACATGACTCAAATTTCCAAACTGGTCCGGGGAATATTGGATTCATAAGCAGTGTATCAAATCAAAAAAGGGAGAAAATAATGTCAAAAACCAGAATTATCAGTGCAGTTTTTCTGTGTTGTATGATAGTTTCCACACTTGCATCTGGCGAGACGGTTAAAACACAAAATCCCTATGAAAGCGCCGTTACCATAGCCCGCAGCGAAATATGGCAAGCCATAAACAGCGGCAAATGCGGGAGCGTTACCACTGCCATAACAGTCAATGGCAAAGTCGTTTATGCCGAAGGCTTTGGCATGGCAAACAGAGAGAAGAGTATTCCTGTTGATACGTCTACACTCTTTAATATCGGCTCCATCAGCAAGGTGTATGTTGCAACTGCAATCATGCAGCTTGTTGATGATGGCAAAGTCTTGCTCGATAAGCCGGTCATATACTATCTTCCGGAATTCAAGATGGCTGACGACAGATATAAGAAGATCACCGTAAGAATGCTGTTAAACCACGTATCAGGCTTACCAGGGACTGAGGGTTCTAATTCCTTTGGATTTAAGTATGATAATAATATAAAGCAGGAAACAATCAATACTTTAGCCCGCGCACATCTTAAACATGCACCGGGAGCAATGGCAGTGTACTGCAATGACGGGTTTACATTGGCAGAAATGATAGTGGAACGGGTAAGCGGAAAAAAATACATCACTTTTCTTAATGAAAGAATATTTGGGCCGTTGGGACTGAGAAATACCGGTATGGGCGTGGGTGAGATCAAGGGTAAGTCTGTAGCATTGTATTATGACCCTGCAACCGGAAAAATTCATCCGCCTGAAACACTCTCGATGCTGGGCGCAGGCGGGTTGTCATCAACTGCCAGGGAACTCTGCCGTTTTGTGGATACTTTTGCGGAAAACAAACTATTGAAGAAAGCATCTCTCGATGAGATGAAAAAGGCGCAGCCTTCAGCGTTCCGGGGCAAGCTAAGAAATCCTGAAATTTCGTTTGGGCTGGGCTGGGACCTTACAGGCCTTCCGCGGTATGATGCAGCCGGGGTTCAAATATTGGGCAAGAGTGGCGGCACTGGAAATTACTCTTCCATGGTTTTTACAGCTCCCGATAAAAGAATATCTGTTGCGGTCATTGCTTCCGGAGCCGCAAGTGGGGCGATGGAAATAGCACTGCATATATTGGATGCGGTACTGGTTGAGAAAAAGCTCATTTCCAAAGAAGAAAAGGCCGTCCTGGTTCCCCCGGAATCGCAGAAATTGCCGCAAGATTATGCTTCATATGGCGGTTATTATGCCAGCGGTGTTGCATTAGGCCAGGTAGTGTTTGATGCGGATAAAAACAGCGCCACCCTATACAGTTTCAAGGAACAGGAGAAAACACCGGCAATCACACTTGTCTATAATAATGGCTATTACCATGATACCAAAGGCAACCGTTACTATTTTACCAACATAGACGGAGAAGGCTATTTAGTGAACTGTCCGTCAATAGCCAGGATCGATACGATCATAATGCAAAAAGTAAAGCCGATAGAAAAACCGCAAAGTCTCAAGATCGATATGGCTGATAAGGTTTGGCTGCGGCGTAACGTTTCCCCTTTTGAATCGATTATGGCTGTAGAATCGCATTTTGCAAAATCATTATTGTATAAAGACCTGCCTGGATATGTGGTTTTTGGTGGTGTCAAAAAGATCGATTCCGCTGAATTCGCGGGCATGCCTTTTGACTCTGTCCGCGATCAGACAGAACTGACCCTTTTTGAAAAGAATGGGGCCACATGGGCATGGGTTTCGGATATATTATATAGTCCGGCAGAGAACGCCGCTGCACTGAAAACCGGAGAGAATTCCATAAAAATAGGGAGGGATGGATATAACGAGTGGCTGAAAGCAAATGAAGGCATGGTTTTAAGTTTTACAAAACCTGAACAGGGGAGAATAATCATATTCTCTCCCGACGATACAACAACCTATGATAGCGCGCTTGATACAGGCGATGCGTATGCTGCCAGGGGCAGTTATATTGAATTTGCAGGTTTTGCAAACGATGTTTTTACAGTAAAAGCCAGGTCTGCAGCAACAGGTGAAAAGAAGTAAAATAAATAGCAGTTGCTGCATGGAATATAACATCGGAATGTTAATGTTATATTACAAAACCTGTCCCGTCATCTGTTTTAAAAATGTATTGTATCTGTGTGATTTTCCGAGTATTGTCTTCCCATGCTTAATGTTTTATGCCATTGACATATTTAGCATTAAATACTAATATCTTAGGAAATTACAGCTTGCAGTATATTAATTATTAGATGTCTACCATGAAAGGAATGAATTAATGTCTTCTGTCTTTTTATGCCACAGTTCTAAAGACAAGCCATTTGCGGCAAGTTTAGCTTCTAAACTTGCCGCAGAGGACATCAAAGTGTGGATAGATGAAGCAGAAATAAAAACAGGCGATTCACTTTCAGAAAAGATTGGATCTGCCATTAATGAAATGAGTTACTTTGCCATCATTCTATCAAATAATTCCATAGGTTCTCAATGGATAAAAAGAGAACTTCAGGCTGCCATTCAAAAAGAGCTTTTTGAAAAAAGGGTCGTAATATTGCCTTTGCTACTAAATGAAGTCGATCTTCCACCTTTCTTAAGAGATAAAAAATACGCCAATTTTATTGACGTTGACAAATTTGATGAATCATATGAACAACTCTTGACAGTATTAAAACCTGTTGCAACAAAAAGGTTAGTAGACAACATTACTTCTTTTGAAATAAGACGGGTCAAAAGAAAAAAAACAAACACAAAATGCCAAATAGATGGGAATGACATAGTCATAGTTGACATAAGCAAAGAAAATTTAGGGTTCTTAAGCAATATCCATTTTATTTACAATGAGGTTCAAACTATCAATATTGAGCACGATTACCTGTCTGAGATAATTAAATTTGTTGTGACCAGGTTAATGATTGCTGACGGAAAAACAGGATTTAATTACTTTATAGGCGCTGACATATTAGGGAGAGACATCCACATATAACCTGCGGCTCAACTCGGACGGGCCTTCAGCCCGCCTGTCAGCTCGTCGTCGTCGC
The sequence above is a segment of the Pseudomonadota bacterium genome. Coding sequences within it:
- a CDS encoding serine hydrolase, whose translation is MSKTRIISAVFLCCMIVSTLASGETVKTQNPYESAVTIARSEIWQAINSGKCGSVTTAITVNGKVVYAEGFGMANREKSIPVDTSTLFNIGSISKVYVATAIMQLVDDGKVLLDKPVIYYLPEFKMADDRYKKITVRMLLNHVSGLPGTEGSNSFGFKYDNNIKQETINTLARAHLKHAPGAMAVYCNDGFTLAEMIVERVSGKKYITFLNERIFGPLGLRNTGMGVGEIKGKSVALYYDPATGKIHPPETLSMLGAGGLSSTARELCRFVDTFAENKLLKKASLDEMKKAQPSAFRGKLRNPEISFGLGWDLTGLPRYDAAGVQILGKSGGTGNYSSMVFTAPDKRISVAVIASGAASGAMEIALHILDAVLVEKKLISKEEKAVLVPPESQKLPQDYASYGGYYASGVALGQVVFDADKNSATLYSFKEQEKTPAITLVYNNGYYHDTKGNRYYFTNIDGEGYLVNCPSIARIDTIIMQKVKPIEKPQSLKIDMADKVWLRRNVSPFESIMAVESHFAKSLLYKDLPGYVVFGGVKKIDSAEFAGMPFDSVRDQTELTLFEKNGATWAWVSDILYSPAENAAALKTGENSIKIGRDGYNEWLKANEGMVLSFTKPEQGRIIIFSPDDTTTYDSALDTGDAYAARGSYIEFAGFANDVFTVKARSAATGEKK
- a CDS encoding toll/interleukin-1 receptor domain-containing protein, with product MSSVFLCHSSKDKPFAASLASKLAAEDIKVWIDEAEIKTGDSLSEKIGSAINEMSYFAIILSNNSIGSQWIKRELQAAIQKELFEKRVVILPLLLNEVDLPPFLRDKKYANFIDVDKFDESYEQLLTVLKPVATKRLVDNITSFEIRRVKRKKTNTKCQIDGNDIVIVDISKENLGFLSNIHFIYNEVQTINIEHDYLSEIIKFVVTRLMIADGKTGFNYFIGADILGRDIHI